The Lysinibacillus irui sequence AACCCTAATCTATTGGAAAAATCTTTAACCTACAGGAATAACTTACTTTATAAAAAAATAGGGAGACCGAGGGAAAAGCTAAAGGAGTTATATGCCTCTAATGAAAATTCTGATATGGTTCATCTGGAGGGTAAAATTATTAATTTTCAATTTCCACGAAGTAATAATTTATCCATAATTTATTCTAATTTACTATTTTTAGAGCAAATTAAAGATTTTCAAAATAAGATATTATTAAATGAACTGGATTTTCAGAATTTTACTACTCAACAAAGTAATTATGTACAAAACGACATTAAATACAAAATTTTAATAACAAAATCTGATGAAACAAACTCCTATATATTTTCAATGGCTTCACTTCAGCCAGTGGATGAAGCTGTTCAAATGATTGAGGAATATTATATTTACATTGTTGCTTTTGTTTTTATATTGATATTATTGGCATCTTTTTACTATTCAGTGAAAATAGCCAAGCCGTTATTGAGAATCAACCGTACTACAGAGAAAATAGCAAATTTAGATTTTTCTGAGACAATTGCTGTTCATTCACAGGATGAGATTGGAGATTTATCAAGGAATATCAATGTACTTTCGAACAGATTAAGTATGTATATTGACCAGCTACAGCAAGATATTGAAAAGGAAAAAAAGCTAGAGAATACGCGAAAAGAATTTATTTCTGGTGTATCACATGAGTTAAAAACACCCTTAAGTATTATGAAAAGCTGCATAACAATATTGAGAGGAAATGTTGCAAATCATAAGAAAGAATATTACTTCGATGCATTGGAACAAGAAGTGGATAAGATGGATTTATTGATTATCGATATGCTTGAATTAGCAAAGTATGAATCGGGTACGTATAAAATGCAAATGGATGCTTTTTATATCCATTCGCTGTTAGAAGAAATTTGCCAAAAACTTATGCCTGAAATTGAGCAAAAACAATTACGAGTTGAGACCCACCTATTACAGATTG is a genomic window containing:
- a CDS encoding sensor histidine kinase, which gives rise to MKRGIVYKLFLLTTMLCVLILATIFVGQTIFFKQFYINKKVGDLESNLTVFEKEYQKNSHDMTKIQQLVRDFTDENNAWITILDQSGHLKHEDDFYIEVQLHEDYQTMVGLKTIKVPLYVIDGENPVQLSESLLKNSQVNLIGILKESQLTPIEMIIENETYTNPNLLEKSLTYRNNLLYKKIGRPREKLKELYASNENSDMVHLEGKIINFQFPRSNNLSIIYSNLLFLEQIKDFQNKILLNELDFQNFTTQQSNYVQNDIKYKILITKSDETNSYIFSMASLQPVDEAVQMIEEYYIYIVAFVFILILLASFYYSVKIAKPLLRINRTTEKIANLDFSETIAVHSQDEIGDLSRNINVLSNRLSMYIDQLQQDIEKEKKLENTRKEFISGVSHELKTPLSIMKSCITILRGNVANHKKEYYFDALEQEVDKMDLLIIDMLELAKYESGTYKMQMDAFYIHSLLEEICQKLMPEIEQKQLRVETHLLQIEVVANQRRIEQVLMNFLTNAIRYSPAQESIIVAIEAEGKQVRISVENKGAQIEKDHLEKIWERFYRIDASRKRSEGGTGLGLAISKNILMLHGVEYGVCNTSDGVEFYFYLPIKE